The Centroberyx gerrardi isolate f3 chromosome 12, fCenGer3.hap1.cur.20231027, whole genome shotgun sequence genome has a window encoding:
- the osgin2 gene encoding oxidative stress-induced growth inhibitor 2: MPLLEETTLPQEHPPTLPVVIIGNGPSGICLSYLLSGYKPYLDAGTVHPNPILYRKLQETKHLAITEQDLEYLSEGLEGRSRNPVAVLFDTLLHPNADFGYEFPPVLQWRRDKQQHIPHLVLGRATPGGAWHAMEGSMLTISLGIWMELPGVNYRDLANGKRRDVTSDRATPEEISSYYRNYVQLMGLQKNFADNTYVTSVQKLCRGHEGEGLENGHTDQGDGGVGDGGNGGFQGNGVECEDSGGGGALWEVRGYQQVQNDTHVPFSLFAENVVLATGASDSPARLGVEGEELPFVFHSISDLGLAVSRSKLDLNSDPVLIVGAGLSAADAVLCACNSNITVLHVFRKNLDDSDLIFKQLPKTLYPEYHKVYHMMCSQTHTNVAPSSASNRPQAASIASSVCAKMCSKPQHATTNMAANGSPSLFPDYTSFPEHCVVSFQSDMKCLLQGNNSLKAFKISMALVLIGTNPNLFFLKGQGQYLGLDPEKPISCKQNPIDIHPYTFECTKEPGLFAMGPLVGDNFVRFLKGGALGIASCLPKRLKKKGKLITNSGNNFI, encoded by the exons ATGCCTCTTTTGGAAGAAACCACTCTGCCCCAAGAGCACCCACCTACCCTTCCTGTGGTCATCATAG GAAATGGGCCATCAGGTATTTGTCTGTCCTACCTACTGAGTGGATACAAGCCTTACTTAGATGCAGGAACTGTCCACCCAAACCCGATACTATACCGAAAACTGCAGGAGACCAAGCACCTAGCCATCACTGAACAG GATCTGGAATATTTGAGTGAGGGTCTGGAGGGGCGGTCAAGGAACCCTGTAGCAGTGCTGTTTGACACACTACTGCATCCCAATGCTGACTTTGGCTATGAGTTCCCCCCTGTCCTACAGTGGAGGAGGGACAAACAGCAACACATCCCACATCTGGTGCTGGGAAGGGCAACACCTGGGGGTGCCTGGCAT GCAATGGAAGGCTCCATGCTGACTATTAGTCTTGGCATCTGGATGGAGCTTCCTGGGGTTAACTACAGAGACTTGGCCAATGGGAAACGCAG gGATGTAACCAGTGACAGAGCCACCCCAGAGGAGATCTCATCCTATTATCGCAACTATGTGCAGCTAATGGGCCTCCAAAAGAACTTTGCTGACAACACCTACGTGACCTCTGTCCAGAAGCTCTGCCGGGGGCACGAGGGGGAGGGATTGGAGAATGGGCACACTGATCAAGGAGATGGAGGGGTGGGAGACGGGGGGAATGGGGGCTTTCAGGGAAATGGAGTTGAATGTGaagacagtggaggaggaggggctctCTGGGAAGTAAGGGGATACCAGCAGGTGCAGAACGACACCCATGtccccttctctctgtttgCAGAGAACGTAGTTTTGGCCACAGGTGCGTCTGATTCACCTGCTCGACTAGGTGTAGAGGGGGAGGAGCTGCCGTTTGTATTCCACAGCATCTCAGACCTGGGATTGGCTGTAAGCCGTAGTAAACTGGATCTGAACTCCGATCCGGTTTTAATTGTAGGTGCTGGTTTAAGTGCTGCAGATGCAGTTCTGTGTGCGTGCAACAGCAACATTACCGTGCTGCATGTCTTTCGCAAAAACTTAGACGACTCTGACCTCATCTTCAAACAGCTGCCCAAGACCCTGTACCCAGAATATCACAAAGTCTATCACATGATGTGCTCCCAGACCCACACAAACGTGGCTCCCTCCTCTGCTTCTAATAGACCCCAGGCAGCAAGTATTGCTTCCTCAGTCTGTGCCAAGATGTGCTCAAAGCCACAACATGCCACAACTAACATGGCTGCAAATGGCAGTCCCAGCCTGTTCCCCGACTACACCAGTTTCCCTGAACACTGTGTGGTGTCCTTCCAGTCCGACATGAAGTGTCTACTGCAGGGGAACAATTCCCTCAAGGCATTCAAGATCTCTATGGCCCTCGTGCTGATCGGGACCAACCCTAACTTGTTTTTTCTGAAGGGGCAGGGCCAGTACCTGGGCCTGGATCCAGAAAAGCCCATCTCCTGCAAGCAGAACCCCATTGACATCCACCCCTACACTTTTGAGTGCACTAAGGAACCAGGTCTGTTTGCCATGGGCCCACTGGTGGGAGACAACTTTGTTCGCTTTTTGAAGGGTGGCGCTTTAGGCATTGCCTCCTGTCTGCCGAAGAGACTCAAGAAGAAAGGAAAGCTCATCACCAACAGCGGGAATAACTTCATTTGA